The nucleotide sequence GCTTCCGGGAGCAGCTCGCGGCGGGGGCGGGCGTGGACGACGCCGTCCGGCAGACGGTCAACACCGCGGGCCGCACCGTCGCGTTCTCGGCCGCGACCGTGGCCGCCGCGCTCGCGGCGCTCCTGGTGTTCCCGCAGTACTTCCTGCGCTCGTTCGGCTATGCGGGGGTCGGTGTGGTCGCCCTCGCGGCCATCGGCACCCTCTTCGTGATGCCGGCCCTGTTCGTCGTCCTGGGGCACCGGGTCAACAGCGGGCGGCTGCCGTGGGCGAAGCCGGGGCACATCGGCGCTCGGGCATCCCTGTGGGGGCGGCTGGCCCGCACCGTCATGCGGCGGCCCGCGCTCACCGCGCTGCCCGTGCTCGCGGTCCTGCTGCTGGCGGCGAGCCCACTGCTGGGGATCACCTTCGGCACACCGGACGAACGTGTCCTGCCCGAGGGCGCCGAGAGCCGCCAGGTCGCCGCGGCACTGCGGGAGAACTTCAACGGCAGCGACGACGCGGCCCTCCACGTCGTCATCGACCAGCCCCTGAACAAGGCCCCGTTGGCCGCGTACGCGGCCCAACTGTCCCGGCTCGAGGGCGTCGTCCGCGTCGATACCAGTGCGGGAACCTACGCCGAGGGAGGCTCCACGGCGGCGGGCCCCGGCAACGCCGCCCTCGGCCGCCCCGACGCGCAGCGGATCAGTGTGGTGAGCTCCTTGCCACCCCGGTCGGACGAGGCCCAGAGCCTGGTCGACGAGGTGCGGGCGGTCATTCCGCCCGGCGGATCGCGGCCCCTGGTGGGCGGGGTCGACGCCGAACTGGTCGATTCCAAGGACTCCATCAGCGGCCGGCTCCCGATCGCCGTGGCCCTGGTCGCCCTCACCACCTTCGTCCTGCTCTTCCTGTTCACCGGCAGTGTCGTGCAGCCGCTGCGTGCCCTGGCCCTCAACGTGATCAGCCTGGGAGCGACCCTCGGCGTCATGACATGGATCTTCCAGGACGGGCACTTCTCCTCCCTGCTCGGCTTCTCGGCGCAGCCGATGGAGGTGTCGATGACCGTGCTGATGTTCTGCATCGCCTTCGGCCTCTCGATGGACTACGAGGTGTTCGTCACCAGCCGGATCAAGGAACTCCACGACCTGGGCGAGGACAACGAGTCCGCCGTGGCCAACGGTCTTGGGCACACGGGACGCATCGTCACCGCGGCGGCCTGCCTGCTCGCGGTGAGCTTCTTCGCCTTCGGCACCTCCAAGATCAGCTTCATGCAGATGTTCGGCCTGGGCAGCGGGCTGGCCATCCTCATCGACGCCGTCGCCGTACGCGGTGTCCTCGTCCCCGCCGCGATGCGTCTGCTGGGCCGCTCGGCCTGGTACGCGCCCGGCTTTCTCCGCAAGATCCACGGACGGTTCGGCCTCAGCGAAGGCGGCCCCGCGCTTGTGGCCGCGCCGGGGTCCGCCGCGGAGC is from Streptomyces hygroscopicus and encodes:
- a CDS encoding membrane protein, which gives rise to MVGSADLRSRDRREAMVLAHVKGDETQQQENARDILDAYSGPYKNTLTVQAGGGAAVGGDMSQQVVDDLVLAETIAVPLTLVLLLFVFGSVVAALLPLAIALIAIMGSFAQLSFLGSVTDVSVSATNLTTALGLGLGIDYALLMISRFREQLAAGAGVDDAVRQTVNTAGRTVAFSAATVAAALAALLVFPQYFLRSFGYAGVGVVALAAIGTLFVMPALFVVLGHRVNSGRLPWAKPGHIGARASLWGRLARTVMRRPALTALPVLAVLLLAASPLLGITFGTPDERVLPEGAESRQVAAALRENFNGSDDAALHVVIDQPLNKAPLAAYAAQLSRLEGVVRVDTSAGTYAEGGSTAAGPGNAALGRPDAQRISVVSSLPPRSDEAQSLVDEVRAVIPPGGSRPLVGGVDAELVDSKDSISGRLPIAVALVALTTFVLLFLFTGSVVQPLRALALNVISLGATLGVMTWIFQDGHFSSLLGFSAQPMEVSMTVLMFCIAFGLSMDYEVFVTSRIKELHDLGEDNESAVANGLGHTGRIVTAAACLLAVSFFAFGTSKISFMQMFGLGSGLAILIDAVAVRGVLVPAAMRLLGRSAWYAPGFLRKIHGRFGLSEGGPALVAAPGSAAEPPYAEHSTRV